One segment of Streptomyces sp. YIM 121038 DNA contains the following:
- a CDS encoding sigma-70 family RNA polymerase sigma factor: protein MEPQPASAAARSGTSTLSSPSRPAGPPGPWHAVRAAKAPPGPGPAVPGPETAEQRTARFERDALAHRARLYAYALRLTRNRADAEDLVQETYTRAYRGFHQFRPGTSLGAWLSRILTNAFLTSYRRQKSRPHFAPVPDIEDWQQAGAASHTSAGLASVEAQVVDRIPDAAISQAMRSLPAALRIVVYLADVEGLRYEEIAAAVGIPSGTVNSRLHRGRRRLRALLEDHPGRGVRTPTWHHHDKES from the coding sequence ATGGAACCGCAGCCCGCGTCCGCCGCGGCCCGCAGCGGCACCAGCACCCTGTCCAGCCCGAGCCGCCCCGCGGGGCCGCCGGGCCCTTGGCATGCGGTGCGGGCGGCGAAGGCCCCACCCGGCCCCGGGCCCGCCGTGCCGGGGCCGGAGACGGCCGAGCAGCGCACGGCCCGCTTCGAACGCGACGCGCTGGCCCACCGGGCCCGCCTGTACGCCTACGCGCTGCGGCTGACCCGCAACCGGGCCGATGCCGAGGACCTGGTGCAGGAGACCTACACCCGCGCCTACCGCGGGTTCCACCAGTTCCGCCCCGGCACGAGCCTGGGGGCCTGGCTGTCGCGCATCCTGACCAACGCCTTCCTCACCTCCTACCGGCGCCAGAAGAGCAGGCCGCACTTCGCGCCGGTGCCCGACATCGAGGACTGGCAGCAGGCGGGCGCCGCCTCCCACACCTCCGCCGGGCTCGCCTCGGTGGAGGCCCAGGTCGTCGACCGCATCCCCGACGCGGCGATCAGCCAGGCGATGCGCTCCCTGCCCGCCGCGCTGCGCATCGTGGTCTACCTCGCCGATGTCGAGGGCCTGCGCTACGAGGAGATCGCCGCGGCCGTCGGCATCCCCTCCGGCACCGTCAACTCCCGGCTGCACCGCGGCCGCAGACGCCTGCGGGCCCTGCTCGAAGACCACCCGGGACGCGGTGTGCGCACCCCCACCTGGCACCACCACGACAAGGAGAGTTAG
- a CDS encoding MFS transporter, which yields MPIALLALALGAFGIGTTEFVIVGLLEEVADDLSVSIPSAGLLVTGYALGVVVGAPLMTAAGTRLPRKTMLAVLMAVFILGNLLCAVAGSYALLMTGRLVAALTHGAFFGIGSVVAANLVAPERKARAISLMFIGLTVANVLGVPMGTFLGQHFGWRSTFWVVTGLGVVGLLGILALVPPQPREDSGGLRSELAVFRRGQVWLALAVTALGFGAVFASFTYIAPMMTKVAGFSDGAVSWLLVIFGVGLCAGNVLGGRLADRALMRTLSIALAALSAVLVIFVFTAHAQVPAAITLGLFGAAGFATVPALQMRVLQKADGAPALASAANIAAFNLGNAVGAYLGGFAIDHDLGYTAPNWIGALLAGGALAVAAYSVRLDRRGRGPSPDGDAATAGDIQPQETGTAPAQAPA from the coding sequence ATGCCCATCGCCCTTCTGGCGCTGGCTTTAGGCGCCTTCGGCATCGGCACCACGGAGTTCGTGATCGTGGGCCTGCTGGAGGAGGTCGCCGACGATCTCAGCGTCTCGATCCCCTCCGCCGGCCTGCTGGTGACCGGCTACGCGCTCGGTGTGGTCGTCGGGGCCCCGCTGATGACCGCCGCCGGGACCCGGCTGCCGCGCAAGACCATGCTGGCCGTGCTGATGGCCGTGTTCATCCTGGGCAACCTGCTGTGCGCGGTCGCCGGCAGCTACGCCCTGCTGATGACGGGCCGTCTGGTGGCGGCCCTGACGCACGGCGCGTTCTTCGGCATCGGCTCGGTGGTCGCCGCCAACCTGGTCGCGCCCGAACGCAAGGCCCGCGCGATCTCCCTGATGTTCATCGGCCTGACCGTCGCCAACGTCCTGGGCGTGCCGATGGGCACCTTCCTGGGCCAGCACTTCGGCTGGCGCTCCACCTTCTGGGTGGTCACCGGCCTGGGCGTGGTGGGCCTGCTCGGCATCCTGGCCCTGGTGCCGCCCCAGCCGCGCGAGGACTCCGGGGGGCTGCGCAGCGAGCTCGCCGTCTTCCGCCGCGGCCAGGTGTGGCTGGCCCTGGCGGTCACCGCGCTCGGCTTCGGCGCGGTCTTCGCCTCCTTCACCTACATCGCCCCGATGATGACCAAGGTCGCCGGGTTCTCCGACGGCGCGGTCAGCTGGCTCCTTGTCATCTTCGGAGTCGGCCTGTGCGCGGGCAACGTGCTCGGCGGCCGCCTGGCCGACCGCGCCCTGATGCGCACCCTGTCGATCGCGCTTGCCGCCCTCAGCGCCGTCCTGGTGATCTTCGTGTTCACCGCGCACGCGCAGGTGCCCGCGGCCATCACGCTGGGCCTGTTCGGCGCCGCGGGCTTCGCCACCGTGCCCGCGCTGCAGATGCGGGTGCTGCAGAAGGCCGACGGCGCCCCGGCGCTTGCCTCGGCGGCCAACATCGCCGCCTTCAACCTGGGCAACGCCGTGGGCGCCTATCTGGGCGGCTTCGCCATCGACCACGACCTGGGCTACACCGCGCCGAACTGGATCGGCGCGCTGTTGGCCGGCGGCGCGCTGGCGGTGGCCGCGTACTCGGTGCGCCTGGACCGCCGCGGCCGCGGGCCCTCCCCGGACGGCGATGCCGCCACCGCCGGTGACATCCAGCCGCAGGAGACGGGCACCGCCCCCGCCCAGGCCCCCGCCTGA